From the Leguminivora glycinivorella isolate SPB_JAAS2020 chromosome 15, LegGlyc_1.1, whole genome shotgun sequence genome, one window contains:
- the LOC125234163 gene encoding uncharacterized protein LOC125234163, which produces MAAARRIQLLQMKHHTACRSIDVLDALARNPELSPEQESDFIVRFQDLEKVYETFTEMFYELQLSAADIESFDLESHLQEYDAYNKKYYFIKQRHLGLTNLNASANADNSCSSGSNNDNPKSARNRVVLPKVKLPTFAGQVEEFVPFMELFQSLVGNDATLSDTEKMYYLAGSLLGEPKTLTQHLSVTGDNFSVAIDLLNARYNNKRLLADRLLHNLLSAPHVTSKGVTGLKMFLNTLIENTKALEKMEFPVDSWCYLLFYINFQKLDGNLKKHFEDKHADKELPTFADLIKFLETEIRILESSAEPQASASAGRRIGGGQSQAVKAHAAFQGAGSASTCRLCGKSGHFIAKCEKFLEMKPAARKRQVVSLRLCFKCLNGHNIDKCTYNKNCYKCNSAKHHYLLHFDIPASGSDREQRLTSNVATNGKSHNAASSSSSVPVVSAPLTSGNPEGAVPGVSGLMASQAMKPKVLLATAIIRVLDSSGRYQEARALLDGGSESTFISESCVQRLGLERFKPDDPITGLGCTPITGCRGAVNLTMTPRLTDQPVLVTTANVLNKISYNLPGYSLPAQLADNYRGLDLADEQFFVSREIDILLGEDLLCDIVLSGRIKIHDHIPRVTKTVFGHVLSGPVNIGVSLRIPCASQAFFCSTSTDRILERFWEVEDIPFKAENPKDLECETIFRDTHSRTEEGRYSARLPFISDAPELGNTVPIAMKRFLAMERRLLAKGNEVFREKYTEFMREYAETGHMSLCEGEPNDYASGSYIIPHHGIFKKDSDKIRVVFDASCASTNGVALNDCLHAGPKLQRDIAEIICRFRLHRYVFTTDIRMMFRQILIAEEDRRFQLIFWRESPDLPLRVYRLNTVTYGMKSSPYLAIRTLRQLADDEEMQFPAAAQLLRSSVYMDDILGGADSIEDAGKLKQELTDLLRSGGFEFSKWTSSSKEVLKDIEEEHLEKPRKIFDNADGPSFYKILGVQWDSSSDCFSYRTKLDDTSGCTKRSILSTLARAFDPLGWICPVIFQGKVLMQQLWLKNLSWDANAPDDVVAEWQGILKDMPLISNLRLERFVLLDVKSCSLHGFSDASELWYGAAVYLRTVGHDGRVKHYRSLVVEDIATFVADF; this is translated from the exons ATGGCGGCAGCTAGGCGGATACAGTTGTTGCAAATGAAACATCATACAGCGTGTCGTAGTATTGACGTATTGGATGCGTTGGCTCGGAATCCTGAATTGTCTCCAGAACAAGAAAGTGATTTCATAGTGCGGTTTCAAGACTTAGAAAAGGTTTATGAGACATTTACGGAAATGTTTTATGAACTTCAGCTCTCTGCTGCGGATATAGAGAGCTTTGATTTGGAAAGTCATCTTCAGGAGTATGACGCgtataacaaaaaatactattttattaaacaacGGCATTTAGGGTTGACAAATTTAAACGCTTCAGCTAATGCGGATAATAGCTGTAGCAGCGGTAGCAATAATGACAATCCTAAGAGCGCGCGGAATAGGGTAGTTCTCCCTAAAGTGAAACTTCCTACCTTTGCGGGACAGGTGGAAGAGTTTGTTCCTTTTATGGAATTATTCCAGTCGTTGGTGGGCAATGATGCCACCTTATCGGATACTGAGAAGATGTATTATTTAGCGGGGTCGCTTTTAGGCGAACCAAAGACTTTGACTCAGCATCTATCAGTCACAGGAGATAATTTTTCGGTCGCGATTGATTTATTGAATGcgcgatataataacaaaaggtTGTTAGCGGATCGTTTGTTGCACAATTTATTAAGTGCACCTCATGTAACTTCTAAGGGGGTAACtggtttaaaaatgtttttgaacacATTAATTGAAAACACAAAAGCGTTGGAAAAGATGGAATTTCCGGTGGATTCGTGGTGTTATTTGCTCTTCTACATCAATTTCCAAAAGTTAGACGGTAACTTGAAGAAACATTTTGAAGACAAGCACGCCGATAAAGAATTACCCACTTTCGCGGACCTCATAAAGTTTTTGGAAACTGAAATACGGATTTTGGAATCCAGTGCGGAACCACAGGCCAGTGCGTCGGCGGGAAGACGTATTGGTGGTGGACAGAGCCAGGCGGTAAAGGCTCATGCGGCATTTCAAGGTGCAGGTTCGGCGTCGACGTGTCGGTTATGCGGAAAAAGCGGACACTTTATTGCGAAGTGTGAGAAATTCCTGGAGATGAAGCCTGCAGCTAGGAAGCGTCAGGTCGTTTCACTTAGATTGTGCTTCAAGTGTTTGAACGGTCACAACATTGATAAATGCACTTATAACAAGAATTGTTACAAGTGTAATTCGGCTAAACACCATTATTTATTGCATTTTGATATTCCGGCAAGTGGTTCAGATCGTGAACAACGTTTGACGTCAAACGTGGCTACAAATGGGAAGTCTCACAATGCTGCCTCGTCCTCTTCAAGTGTTCCTGTTGTCAGTGCGCCCTTAACCAGCGGCAATCCAGAAGGTGCGGTTCCTGGAGTCTCTGGATTGATGGCATCACAGGCAATGAAACCAAAGGTGTTACTTGCGACGGCAATAATTAGAGTTCTGGATAGCAGCGGACGCTACCAGGAGGCGCGGGCCTTACTGGACGGAGGGAGCGAGAGCACATTCATTTCGGAGTCCTGTGTGCAGAGGTTAGGCTTAGAGCGGTTTAAGCCTGACGACCCAATTACAGGACTGGGCTGTACTCCTATAACCGGTTGTAGGGGAGCAGTTAATCTGACCATGACACCTAGGCTGACGGATCAGCCAGTGCTGGTGACCACGGCTAATGTCTTAAATAAAATCAGTTATAACCTGCCTGGATATTCGTTGCCGGCTCAGTTGGCGGATAATTATCGGGGACTGGATCTTGCGGATGAACAGTTCTTTGTGAGTCGAGAGattgatattttattaggtGAGGATTTACTTTGTGACATTGTACTCAGCGGACGCATCAAAATCCATGATCACATTCCACGGGTGACAAAAACGGTGTTCGGACACGTTTTGTCAGGTCCTGTTAATATTGGAGTTTCCCTTCGAATTCCTTGTGCGTCTCAGGCCTTTTTCTGTAGCACAAGCACAGATCGGATCTTAGAACGGTTCTGGGAGGTTGAAGACATCCCGTTTAAGGCGGAAAACCCTAAAGATCTTGAATGCGAGACCATTTTTAGAGACACCCATTCACGGACTGAAGAGGGTAGATACTCAGCACGGTTGCCTTTTATATCGGACGCCCCTGAACTCGGTAACACTGTACCCATAGCTATGAAGCGGTTTTTAGCCATGGAGAGGCGGCTCCTTGCAAAAGGCAACGAGGTCTTCAGGGAGAAATACACGGAGTTTATGCGGGAGTACGCCGAAACAGGACACATGTCACTGTGTGAAGGGGAACCAAACGACTACGCCAGTGGTAGTTACATTATACCTCATCATGGAATTTTTAAAAAGGATTCTGATAAGATTCGCGTAGTTTTTGACGCTAGTTGCGCATCTACTAATGGTGTTGCGCTAAATGATTGTTTGCATGCGGGTCCAAAACTACAGCGGGATATCGCGGAAATTATATGTAGGTTTAGGCTACATCGTTACGTGTTTACAACGGACATCAGGATGATGTTTAGACAGATTTTGATTGCTGAGGAGGATCGGCGTTTCCAGCTCATTTTCTGGCGGGAGTCCCCAGACTTACCTTTGCGTGTGTATCGGCTAAATACCGTAACATACGGAATGAAGTCAAGCCCATACCTTGCGATTCGGACGCTAAGGCAGTTGGCAGATGACGAAGAGATGCAGTTTCCTGCTGCGGCACAACTTCTGCGGTCTTCGGTGTATATGGATGACATTTTAGGCGGAGCCGATTCCATAGAAGACGCAGGCAAGTTGAAGCAGGAACTGACAGATTTACTACGCTCTGGCGGTTTTGAGTTTAGTAAATGGACGTCAAGCAGTAAGGAAGTCTTAAAGGACATAGAAGAGGAGCATTTAGAAAAACCTCGAAAGATATTTGACAATGCGGATGGGCCTAGTTTCTATAAAATCCTGGGCGTTCAGTGGGATTCTAGCAGTGACTGTTTCTCATATCGTACTAAGCTGGATGACACTAGCGGCTGTACTAAACGGTCAATCTTGTCAACTTTAGCTAGGGCATTTGATCCTTTGGGGTGGATCTGCCCAGTAATATTTCAGGGTAAGGTCCTCATGCAACAACTCTGGCTGAAAAATTTGTCATGGGATGCAAACGCTCCTGATGACGTAGTTGCGGAATGGCAAGGCATTTTAAAGGATATGCCTCTCATTTCAAATCTGCGGTTGGAACGCTTTGTCTTATTAGACGTCAAATCGTGTTCTCTGCATGGTTTCTCAGATGCATCAGAACTTTGGTATGGTGCAGCGGTTTATCTGAGGACTGTAGGACATGACGGAAGGGTCAAG CACTATCGTTCTCTCGTGGTTGAAGACATCGCCACATTTGTTGCAGACTTTTGA
- the LOC125234263 gene encoding uncharacterized protein LOC125234263 yields the protein MNPADVASRGCRASVLLEHPLWWGPPWLSGDAETWPRNIMDKAEDPLPGLRKVKVNVQALVGIVDKDNIFTRFSCLNMLLTVVAYCFRFVNNARPLSEKLRGVLSVPERRFALQRLIKLVQQEEFTDDIHCLDQNKQCSKRLRRLLPFIADDGLLRVGGRLEHSSLSFPRKHPVILPKSHALTVLIVDHFHVTYCHAGATVLMSVLQRQFWILSAGQVIRTRIFKCMKCFKTKARPTAPIMSALPWDRVNSTGVFHTVQTDFAGPFSIKQSRLRNAKILKAYLCVFICSASKGVHLECVTDLSTEGFLAALTRFTSRRGMPSVIRSDCGTNYTGANRYLDDVRKYLASEEAQQGLSDGAAKQSITWRFNSPAAPHFGGLFEATVKSAKTLLRRVIGEQVLTFDELVTVFTRVEAVLNCRPLCPLTQDPNELEVLTPAHLLIGRPLLSVPEYNFEDIPNSRLNRFNLIQAMSQRLWRKWSEQYLHSLQMRRKWTSPTDPPQLGDLVLIKEENLPPLKWKLGRIEDLLPGKDGVVRVVRLKTSTGSLTRPVVKICRLPLDD from the exons ATGAACCCTGCTGATGTCGCGAGTCGCGGTTGTCGCGCGTCAGTACTATTGGAGCATCCTTTATGGTGGGGACCTCCTTGGTTGTCAGGTGATGCGGAGACCTGGCCCAGGAATATAATGGACAAAGCGGAAGATCCATTACCTGGATTGCGGAAAGTGAAGGTAAATGTTCAGGCCCTGGTCGGGATTGTTGACAAAGATAATATTTTTACGCGGTTTAGTTGTTTAAATATGCTATTGACGGTCGTAGCATATTGTTTCCGGTTTGTCAACAATGCCAGGCCTTTGTCCGAGAAACTTAGGGGGGTATTATCAGTCCCAGAGCGACGGTTCGCTTTGCAGCGGTTAATCAAATTGGTTCAGCAGGAGGAGTTTACGGATGATATCCACTGCTTAGACCAGAATAAACAATGTTCCAAGCGGCTACGTCGGCTTTTGCCGTTTATTGCGGATGACGGTTTATTGCGCGTTGGAGGTCGTTTGGAGCATTCAAGTTTGTCTTTTCCACGGAAACATCCGGTGATTTTACCAAAATCACATGCTCTAACGGTTTTGATCGTGGATCATTTTCATGTGACCTATTGCCACGCGGGGGCAACGGTTTTGATGTCGGTATTACAGCGGCAATTTTGGATTCTTTCTGCGGGACAAGTGATTCGTACACGAATTTTCAAGTGTATGAAATGTTTTAAAACCAAAGCCAGACCAACAGCGCCGATTATGTCAGCGCTGCCATGGGATCGAGTTAATTCAACTGGTGTGTTTCACACAGTTCAAACTGACTTTGCTGGTCCATTCAGCATTAAGCAGTCTCGTTTGCGGAACGCAAAAATTCTGAAGGCGTATCTTTGCGTATTTAT CTGCTCTGCATCCAAAGGGGTTCATTTGGAGTGTGTCACTGACCTTTCGACAGAAGGGTTTCTTGCGGCTTTGACACGGTTCACATCTCGACGCGGAATGCCGAGTGTGATACGTTCAGATTGCGGAACCAATTATACAGGTGCCAACAGATACTTGGATGATGTGCGGAAATATTTGGCTTCTGAGGAAGCACAACAAGGGCTTAGCGACGGCGCGGCCAAACAGTCTATAACGTGGCGGTTTAATTCGCCAGCGGCGCCACATTTCGGTGGTCTTTTTGAGGCGACCGTAAAGTCGGCTAAGACACTATTGCGGCGCGTCATAGGTGAACAGGTTTTGACGTTTGACGAATTGGTAACGGTATTTACCAGGGTGGAGGCAGTCCTTAATTGTCGTCCTCTATGCCCATTGACCCAAGATCCTAATGAATTGGAGGTTTTGACGCCTGCTCATTTACTTATTGGAAGACCTTTGCTTTCGGTTCCGGAGTACAATTTCGAAGACATTCCGAACTCACGGTTGAATCGGTTTAACTTAATACAAGCTATGTCTCAACGGTTGTGGAGAAAATGGAGTGAACAATACCTCCATTCTCTTCAAATGCGTAGAAAATGGACATCTCCAACTGATCCGCCTCAGCTGGGTGATCTTGTCCTGATAAAGGAGGAGAATTTACCTCCTCTAAAATGGAAGTTAGGTAGGATAGAAGATCTGCTACCCGGCAAAGACGGTGTTGTTAGGGTAGTACGTCTTAAAACTTCTACAGGTAGCCTCACGCGGCCTGTTGTTAAAATTTGTAGGCTTCCTTTGGACGACTAA